A window of the Vigna angularis cultivar LongXiaoDou No.4 chromosome 3, ASM1680809v1, whole genome shotgun sequence genome harbors these coding sequences:
- the LOC108325286 gene encoding chaperone protein dnaJ 6 codes for MGKKRSRVLEDDEEFETHSSDQNEHALYQVLGVERTASQQEIKKAYYKLALKLHPDKNPGDEEAKAKFQQLQHVISILGDEEKRAVYDQTGCIDDAELAGDVVQNLKEYFRAMYKKVTETDIEEFEANYRGSDSERNDLIDLYKKYKGKMNRLFHSMLCSDPKLDSHRFKDILDETIAAGELKETKAYKKWAKKLSETKPPTSPIRRRAKSSKKQSETDLGAIISQRQHERKDRLNSMFSSLISKYGGDQMPEPSEEEFEAAQRKLEKRRSSKKSKQR; via the exons ATgggaaagaagagaagtaggGTTTTGGAGGATGATGAGGAATTCGAAACCCACTCTTCTGATCAGAACGAACACGCCCTCTACCAG GTTCTTGGTGTGGAGAGAACAGCATCTCAACAGGAAATAAAGAAGGCATACTACAAGTTGGCATTAAAGCTACATCCTGATAAGAATCCCGGTGATGAG GAAGCTAAAGCTAAGTTTCAGCAATTGCAACATGTTATCTCAATTCTTGGTGATGAAGAAAAGCGGGCTGTATATGATCAGACTGGTTGTATTGATGACGCT GAGCTTGCAGGGGATGTTGTTCAGAATCTCAAAGAATATTTCAGAGCAATGTACAAGAAG GTCACTGAAACCGATATTGAGGAGTTTGAAGCAAACTATAGGGGATCTGACTCTGAGAGAAATGATTTGATTGACCTCTACAAGAAGTACAAGGGTAAAATGAATAG GTTATTCCATTCAATGCTTTGTTCAGATCCTAAACTTGATTCACACCGATTCAAGGATATTCTTGATGAGACTATAGCTGCTG GAGAACTAAAGGAAACAAAAGCCTACAAGAAATGGGCAAAGAAATTATCAGAAACCAAGCCACCTACTAGTCCCATAAGAAGGCGTGCAAA ATCATCAAAGAAACAATCAGAAACAGATCTGGGTGCCATCATATCACAGCGTCAACATGAGAGGAAAGACCGCCTTAATTCTATGTTCTCATCTCTAATTTCAAAGTATGGTGGGGATCAAATGCCAGAGCCCTCTGAAGAGGAATTTGAAGCTGCACAGAGAAAACTGGAAAAACGTAGGTCCTCAAAAAAGTCAAAGCAAAGATAA
- the LOC108324364 gene encoding pentatricopeptide repeat-containing protein At3g49740 yields MKGLLKLNQMLADLIRSNHHTQSFTLFVIAHSTSTPDHYTLSAALTAAANARHITFGAQLHAHAVRTGLWAHSHVANSLLSLYAKTHDLASVERAFTEIHCPDAYSWTTLLSACAKLAPVTHALQLFDQIPKRHAAVWNAIITGCADKGHEGLAFNLFRDMQKMGVKADKYTFATVLSMCSWELLDYGRHVHSVVIKSGILGWTSVVNSLITMYFKCGCVVDACEVFEEAEEGGTCDYVTYNAMIDGFASEERSEDAFLMFRDMQKDCFGPTEVTFVSVISSCSCLRAGCQAQAQAIKMGLIGCVAVNNAMLTMYSGFGEVYEVRDIFERMEERDVVSWNIMISTFLQENLEEEAILSYLKMRREGIEPDEYTYGSLLFATDSLQVVEMIHSLLCTSGLVKIEVLNVLVSAYCRHRKMKSAFQIFSAVPYKNLISWNSIISGFLMNGHPLQGFEQFSALLRAQIKPNAYSLSLVLSICSSMSAMSHGKQIHGYILRHGFSSEVSLGNSLVTMYAKCGSLDGALRVFDAMVERDTISWNAIISAYAQHGRGKEAVSCFEAMQTTPGIRPDQATFTSVLSACSHAGLVDDGACIFYTMVKAYGILPSVDHFSCLVDLLGRSGYLDEAETVIKDGYLGAHSNMCWSMFSACAAHGNLKLGRAVARLILERDNDNPSVYVLLSNICAAAGQWEEAANLRDMIREFGTTKQPGCSWIRT; encoded by the exons ATGAAAGGTCTGCTGAAGCTGAACCAAATGCTGGCAGACCTCATTCGTTCCAACCACCACACCCAATCCTTCACCCTCTTCGTCATCGCCCACTCCACCTCCACACCTGACCACTACACCCTCTCCGCGGCCCTCACCGCCGCCGCCAACGCCCGCCACATCACCTTCGGCGCCCAGCTCCATGCGCACGCAGTCCGAACAGGGCTCTGGGCCCACTCCCACGTCGCCAACTCCCTCCTCTCGCTCTACGCCAAGACCCATGACCTCGCCTCCGTCGAACGCGCGTTCACCGAAATACATTGCCCCGACGCGTATTCGTGGACCACACTTCTCTCGGCCTGTGCCAAACTGGCCCCTGTTACCCATGCCCTTCAACTGTTCGACCAAATTCCCAAACGACACGCGGCGGTCTGGAACGCTATCATTACCGGGTGTGCGGACAAGGGTCATGAAGGTCTTGCTTTTAACTTGTTCAG GGACATGCAAAAGATGGGTGTTAAGGCTGATAAATACACTTTTGCCACCGTGTTGAGTATGTGCTCCTGGGAGCTTTTGGATTATGGAAGGCACGTGCATTCGGTGGTTATCAAAAGTGGTATTTTGGGTTGGACTTCTGTGGTTAATTCTTTGATCACTATGTATTTTAAGTGTGGGTGTGTTGTGGATGCTTGTGAGGTGTTTGAGGAAGCAGAAGAAGGTGGCACGTGTGATTATGTTACGTATAATGCAATGATAGATGGTTTTGCAAGTGAAGAGAGAAGTGAGGATGCATTTTTGATGTTCAGAGACATGCAAAAGGACTGTTTTGGTCCAACGGAAGTTACCTTTGTGAGTGTCATAAGTTCCTGTTCATGTTTAAGAGCTGGTTGTCAAGCGCAGGCTCAAGCTATCAAGATGGGTCTTATTGGTTGTGTTGCTGTGAACAATGCAATGCTGACAATGTATTCTGGGTTTGGGGAGGTTTATGAGGTTCGAGATATTTTTGAGCGAATGGAGGAAAGGGATGTTGTTTCATGGAACATAATGATTTCAACGTTTCTACAAGAGAATCTCGAGGAAGAAGCAATTTTGAGCTATTTGAAAATGAGAAGGGAGGGAATTGAACCAGACGAGTATACTTATGGAAGTTTGCTGTTTGCTACAGATTCGTTGCAAGTTGTGGAGATGATCCACTCCCTTCTATGCACAAGTGGGCTTGTGAAAATTGAAGTTTTGAATGTGTTAGTTTCTGCATATTGCAGACATAGGAAGATGAAGAGTGCTTTTCAAATCTTCTCTGCCGTTCcctataaaaatttaatatcttGGAACAGTATCATATCTGGGTTTTTGATGAATGGACATCCGTTACAAGGGTTCGAGCAATTCTCTGCGTTACTTCGTGCACAAATCAAGCCAAATGCCTATTCCCTCAGTCTTGTTCTGAGCATTTGTTCTAGCATGTCAGCCATGAGTCATGGGAAACAGATTCATGGTTACATACTAAGACATGGTTTTTCTTCAGAAGTTTCTTTGGGTAATTCCTTGGTCACAATGTATGCCAAATGTGGATCTTTGGATGGGGCTTTGAGAGTATTTGATGCAATGGTGGAAAGAGATACAATCTCTTGGAATGCTATAATATCTGCTTATGCACAGCATGGACGAGGGAAAGAAGCTGTGTCCTGTTTTGAGGCAATGCAGACCACACCTGGAATCAGACCAGACCAGGCTACCTTTACTTCAGTTCTTTCTGCTTGCAGCCATGCAGGTTTGGTCGATGACGGTGCttgtattttttatacaatGGTAAAAGCTTATGGAATTTTGCCAAGTGTGGATCATTTTTCTTGCTTGGTTGATCTGCTAGGTCGCAGTGGATACCTTGATGAGGCAGAGACCGTTATTAAAGATGGATATTTGGGAGCACATTCTAATATGTGCTGGTCAATGTTTAGTGCTTGTGCAGCTCATGGTAATTTAAAGCTAGGAAGAGCAGTTGCAAGACTTATTCTGGAAAGAGACAATGACAATCCATCAGTTTATGTGCTTTTATCAAATATCTGTGCAGCAGCAGGTCAGTGGGAAGAAGCAGCTAATCTTAGAGATATGATTAGAGAGTTTGGGACAACAAAGCAGCCTGGCTGCAGTTGGATCAGAACCTAA